ttttgaatctaaAATTGAACATTAAACGAACCATATAATAGTAACATGAACAGATGTCCAGTATTGGAAAGCAAAGCCTAAAAAAATGCGAACAGCTACATATGTACTCTCCTATGTCTTGAATTTTATATGCATATATGTGGTTTTCTTTTCAGCTCTTTTCCTCTAATAAATGGACGGAAATTcccaataataaaaaatattttttttatcaatcatGACAAAAACTtctgtgaaacggtctcacgtgtcgtattttatgagacagatatcttatttgggttatccatgaaaaatattattttttatgctaaaaatattattttttattgtgaatatcggtagggttgacccgcctcacaaataaaaattagtaagaccgtatcacaaaagacctactcaacaataaaatatttgttgattTCTTGTTTATCGTGATTTTAACAAAGGATTTTAAACTACCAACTCAATCAATGAGTCTTCAAGAAGATGCCGAAGAATtatgtaataaaattataaacaaacATATGGTTAATCGTAATTTCTTTTCAATTATAATtacaaatttcaataaaaaaaaaaaacaacaaataaaaaagGCACAAGAACCGtcgattttttaaaacatatgtGAAATAACAACATTTGACATTTGTTGTATATTACATCCTCCAAAATAACATTATTCATAGTTCCATTACATAACAATGGTCGGTCTAATACTTCCAAAAATGTCAAATTTCTCTACAATCAGCACTAGCATCTCAACGACTGCTCCTACCACCATCAGCCCTAGCAATGGAGCTTGAATCTTAAAGGATTTCATGTCCTTCCCCCTCCTTATAAAAAGGATGTCTAGGAGCATCTTCGTCTGATTCTTCCACGCTTATCAAATCTTCATCCTCCCCACTAAACCAATCAGCCCCCAAATCAGGTTCATCTGTCTTTATCTTATCCCCTGTCCTACTAGTACCTTTATCattattaattttcttaaattttctcAGCGCATCTCCCCTAGACATAGTCCTTTCAGAAAGTATATCCTCGTCACTACTGCTCCCTTCAACATCCCTCGAAACTTCACTAGTTACATCGGAACCTGAACCATTGTAAGTTTTGTCAGAAGAATCACTAATCTCTGGTTCATTttcactaaaaatataaacattttgTGGTATATTTTTCTCAGGTGGATCACAGATATTTGCAAGTGAGTAAGATTCATGATCAATAGGCACAAAaatatctccaatcatatcaaACTAATACAGGCCTTTTGGACTAAAAGGCCTTCAATTTAGTTGAAGGGTTTACTTACCACTTTAAACTAATACAGGCCTTTTGGATTTGTTATGTATGACATACATTGTTATCCACGCACACCAACTATTAACCTCAAAAATGCGATTATTACTATTCAAATTCAACATTTTCTCTTGACTTGGTCAAACtcatttattgtttatttattatagAATATATCATCTACTCACATTCCAAACCATATTCGTCTTCGCTACAATTCCACTTCCTGAAATCACTTTATGCTAGTGAGAATGAAGAGTCCTGTATCATCTAGGCCTTCATCATTACAGTCTTCCCATCAACATACCGACGTCTCCCCTTCTGCCATGCCGCCTCGCAGCCGCCAAAGCTTCTCAGAAACGCTGATGGAGGAGGACATAGATAATGCCGAAGCCATTATCAAGAAATTGAACTTGGATTTATGCGATGATCACAATTCTTTCTCATCACTGTTTGTGGGGGACGACAGGAAAGATGCGGAGATGTTTCTTGAAGCTGTGAGCAGTTTGCAAGATGCGATGCATTATTATGTGAAGCAGAGTTCAACCTCTGAGATACTCATTAGAGCTCAAAGATTAATGCTGACCGCCGCAAAAAGATTGGAGAAGGAATTTTATACGATTCTGTCAGCAAATAGGAAAGTTCTGTATAAGGAACCTATTCCGGGTAGGTCGTCCCCGTGGGTTTCACCTCCGACCAGCTCCAGCACTTCGGGATTTACCGAAGATGATAGAGTTCCTGGGAATTTCATCTCAGATTCGGAGGTTGCTTTGGCGGACTTGAAGAACATTGCGGATACAATGATTGGTTCTGGTTATGGAAAAGAATGCGTCCGAATATACAAAATTATCAGAAAATCGATCATTGATGAGACTCTGTACTATTTAGGAGTTGAAAATCTGAACGCTTCTCAGATTCAGAAAATGGAATGGGATATACTTGAGCCGAAGATCAAGAACTGGCTGTACGTAGTTAATGTCGCCGTAAAGACGTTGTTTCATGGCGAAAGAATCCTCAGTGATTACGTTTTCTCCTCCTCCGAAAGTATCGGGGAGTCGTGCTTCACCGAGATCTCTAAAGATGCAgctgtaaatttatttaattttcctgAATTTGTCGTGAAAAGCAAGAAAAACCTGTCACCGGAGAAAATATTCCGAGCTCTGGATCTTTACGAGGCTGTCTCCAAGCTATGGCCGGAGACCGAATCGATTTTCTCCTACGGCTCTCTTTCCCCGGTACGGTATCAGGCGGTATCCGCCCAGGTAAAACTCGGCGAAGCTGTGAGAATTATGTTGTACCAATTCGAGGCGGCGATTCAAAAGGACTCGTCAACATCAGCGTCTGGAGATTCGTCTCTGAAAATACtaatcacataaatttttgtctatttttttttatcaatcatCAACAAGGGAGCATGCAAATCATTCGAAGTGAAAACAATGATATATCAAGAATAAGAGTGAACGTGGgaaagagaaaaaatttattataataaagtttAAATGTATTATATTTGGATCTTATAATAAATCGATATCTATCATCaaagattttaaaatcattaattcTTGAATCTATTAAAATTTAGAATGTCTCTTGTATATCACGAAAATCATTTGTAAATAAATCTATACTGAAACTTTTTAGTAATATGCTTCTCAATACACTGacaaacaataatttaaaaagtcaTCTTTAATCTttgtcaaaaacttgtgttagacattttcatgggtcgtattttgtgagacggatttcttatttgagtcatctatgaaaaagtattattttttatgctaaaaatattactttttattgtgaatatcgatagggttgacccgtctcacagataaagattacTAGATTAGTGAGaatgtctcacaagagacctactcttaatcGTATTACGAACCGTCAAATCATAATAGAAAAAGAtaaagaattatatatatatctattatatTATNaagtttagaaataactcattatcgaattgtgaattttttttgctatcttattaattttttttcatgtcctcatatgacagtttgctagaatttatgtggTCTGTCGGTTTGGCCTACACCGCCAAACAGTTTAAGTGAGTTGGAttgaaattttgtcgactcatttaaaggtgagcctaaatgagctcgcacgagtttatattaaatatctatatatataatattatcaattttcaatcatgaattcttgatataaaatgaaaaatatcagtttgatttcaaattggtgatgttactatcttgtccaaaaGTTGTGGGTTTTTGAGACATTTTGACAGTCactcaaaattgagtgtcaaagttgacatttgagttgtatttttggattcctgacaatatgttcgtcaacatattatttttaagttagttttatcagtattgtgagagataaatatgtttattacaatatataaatattatcatctctttaaattaatattcactttcatgtttgacatattatgggtcttggtaaaatgaggaataataaattcaaacaaacgaatacacaaaaGTCTGGGGCGAAACAAGAATTATATGGTAgcgaaaattaatatataaatttttagtgaatttatcgatgttaagatgtataacaactcttatatcataatatataaaatttcaaccttataaatgaaataaatcaaacatatatgaaatatacaaaattttattacatatacaatcaagtaatttattataattgtattttattctacaagaattcttgtcaaactcagtgattgtggatttaatatatattaaatcagcaaactgaATAGCGTTtcagttaaaataattaagtaatcacatattcttgaatttcctaattagtttttatcttgataatttgtttcatttaatattttaaattataagacaacgttactataactaaagacacattttttttaaatgttcataaggagTCAATCATtaactcatatggaaaaacatttatcgacatactatattaaaaatattctaattaattcagcgtatttgctgaaaattttctaattaattaagaaaaattcatttacaataatcatatttaatcttttt
This window of the Primulina huaijiensis isolate GDHJ02 chromosome 3, ASM1229523v2, whole genome shotgun sequence genome carries:
- the LOC140974658 gene encoding exocyst complex component EXO70H1-like — protein: MLVRMKSPVSSRPSSLQSSHQHTDVSPSAMPPRSRQSFSETLMEEDIDNAEAIIKKLNLDLCDDHNSFSSLFVGDDRKDAEMFLEAVSSLQDAMHYYVKQSSTSEILIRAQRLMLTAAKRLEKEFYTILSANRKVLYKEPIPGRSSPWVSPPTSSSTSGFTEDDRVPGNFISDSEVALADLKNIADTMIGSGYGKECVRIYKIIRKSIIDETLYYLGVENLNASQIQKMEWDILEPKIKNWLYVVNVAVKTLFHGERILSDYVFSSSESIGESCFTEISKDAAVNLFNFPEFVVKSKKNLSPEKIFRALDLYEAVSKLWPETESIFSYGSLSPVRYQAVSAQVKLGEAVRIMLYQFEAAIQKDSSTSASGDSSLKILIT